One window of Nicotiana tomentosiformis chromosome 11, ASM39032v3, whole genome shotgun sequence genomic DNA carries:
- the LOC104102503 gene encoding uncharacterized protein At4g15545, giving the protein MSESSSRNGGPDFHLPDEILSVIPTDPYDQLDVARKITSMAIASRVTNLESDMGRLRQKLHDKDRVILDLEDKVSQLEQASHAAELRLNITLQDNVKLSKERDSLALTAKKLARDLAKLETFKRQLVQSLSDDDSSQAETVDIGTYDQSVHRSYPVIEEVNGYTMHHSFSGSMDGRGSYDDASKQAVQRFSIPYITPRLTPTDTPKTTSASVSPRRFSAAVSPQRTSGSSTPTNPQFQGRGSVSSFYPSSQQSSAANSPPRARAKPAQTPRVDGKEFFRQARSRLSYEQFSAFLANIKELNAQKQSREETLKKAEEIFGTDNKDLYLSFQGMLNRGVR; this is encoded by the exons ATGTCGGAGAGTAGCAGCCGGAATGGCGGGCCGGACTTTCACCTCCCCGATGAAATACTTTCGGTCATTCCGACAGACCCGTATGACCAATTGGATGTAGCCCGGAAGATCACCTCTATGGCAATCGCTTCTCGTGTTACGAATCTGGAGTCTGATATGGGTAGGCTCCGTCAAAAGCTTCACGACAAGGATCGCGTGATCCTCGACCTCGAAGACAAGGTCTCTCAGCTCGAGCAGGCCTCTCACGCCGCCGAATTGCGATTGAACATCACTCTCCAAGATAAT GTGAAACTTTCCAAAGAGAGGGATTCTCTGGCTTTGACTGCAAAGAAGCTTGCTCGCGACTTAGCAAAG TTGGAGACCTTTAAAAGGCAATTGGTGCAGTCTTTGAGTGATGATGACTCATCT CAAGCTGAAACTGTTGATATTGGCACTTACGATCAATCTGTTCACAGGTCATATCCTGTAATAG AGGAGGTGAATGGCTACACAATGCATCATTCTTTCAGTGGGTCAATGGATGGCAGAGGCAGTTACGATGATG CCTCAAAGCAAGCTGTGCAAAGATTTTCCATCCCTTACATAACACCACGGCTTACTCCAACTGACACACCAAAAACAACTTCTGCTAGTGTATCCCCCAGAAGATTTTCTGCTGCTGTATCTCCTCAGAGGACATCTGGCAGCAGCACTCCAACAAACCCTCAATTTCAAGGCCGAGGTTCAGTGTCATCATTCTATCCTTCGAGTCAACAGTCCTCAGCAGCTAACTCTCCTCCAAGAGCACGCGCAAAACCAG CTCAAACTCCTCGAGTTGATGGGAAGGAGTTTTTCCGTCAAGCCAG GAGTCGTCTGTCTTATGAGCAGTTCAGTGCATTTCTAGCTAACATAAAGGAATTAAATGCTCAAAAGCAATCTCGCGAG GAAACTTTGAAAAAAGCAGAAGAGATTTTTGGGACAGATAACAAAGATCTCTATCTATCATTCCAAGGGATGCTTAACCGCGGTGTTCGTTAA